One Helicobacter cetorum MIT 00-7128 DNA window includes the following coding sequences:
- a CDS encoding flagellin B yields the protein MSFRINTNIAALTSHAVGVQNNRDLSSSLEKLSSGLRINKAADDASGMAIADSLRSQSANLGQAIRNANDAIGMVQTADKAMDEQIKILDTIKTKAVQAAQDGQTLESRRALQSDVQRLLEELDNIANTTSFNGQQMLSGSFSNKEFQIGAYSNTTVKASIGSTSSDKIGHVRIETSSFDGDGMLASAAAQNLTEVGLNFKQTNGVNDFKIETVRISTSAGTGIGALSEIINRFSNTLGVRASYNVMGTGGTPVQSGTVKGLTINGVEIGTVNDVRKNDADGRLTNAINSVKDRTGVEASLDIAGRINLRSIDGRAISVHTISNTGDVFGGGSFAGISGTEHAIIGRLTLTRTDARDIIVSGVNFSHVGLHSAQGVAEYTVNLRAVRGVFDANVASAAGANANAAQAETNADGIGAGVTSLKGAMIVMDMADSARIQLDKIRSDMGSVQMELVTTINNISVTQVNVKAAESQIRDVDFAEESASFSKYNILAQSGSFAMAQANAVQQNVLRLLQ from the coding sequence ATGAGTTTTAGGATTAATACTAACATCGCCGCTTTAACTTCTCATGCGGTAGGGGTTCAAAATAATAGAGACCTTTCAAGTTCGCTTGAAAAGTTAAGTTCAGGGCTAAGAATCAATAAAGCCGCTGATGATGCTAGTGGAATGGCGATAGCAGATAGCCTAAGAAGTCAAAGTGCGAATTTAGGTCAAGCGATTCGTAACGCTAATGACGCCATTGGTATGGTTCAAACCGCTGATAAAGCAATGGATGAGCAAATCAAAATCTTAGATACTATTAAAACTAAAGCCGTGCAAGCTGCTCAAGATGGGCAAACTTTAGAAAGTAGAAGAGCCTTACAAAGCGATGTCCAAAGATTATTAGAAGAATTAGACAATATCGCTAATACCACAAGCTTTAATGGTCAGCAAATGCTTTCAGGAAGTTTCTCTAACAAAGAGTTTCAAATTGGTGCGTATTCTAACACTACCGTTAAAGCCTCTATTGGCTCAACTAGCTCTGATAAAATCGGTCATGTGCGTATTGAGACCTCTTCTTTTGATGGAGATGGCATGTTAGCAAGTGCAGCAGCACAAAATCTCACAGAAGTGGGCTTAAATTTCAAGCAAACAAATGGTGTGAATGATTTTAAGATTGAAACCGTGCGCATTTCTACAAGTGCTGGCACAGGTATTGGGGCATTGAGTGAGATTATCAATCGCTTTTCTAACACTCTAGGGGTTAGAGCCTCTTATAATGTTATGGGAACAGGTGGCACACCGGTGCAATCAGGAACGGTTAAGGGCTTAACTATTAATGGTGTAGAAATTGGAACGGTTAATGATGTGCGTAAAAATGATGCCGATGGGCGCTTGACTAATGCGATTAACTCTGTTAAAGATAGAACCGGTGTAGAGGCGAGCTTAGATATTGCAGGGCGCATTAATTTACGCTCTATTGATGGAAGAGCAATTTCGGTTCATACCATTAGTAATACCGGCGATGTCTTTGGTGGGGGAAGTTTTGCAGGGATTTCAGGAACAGAACATGCTATTATTGGGCGTTTGACCCTTACAAGAACGGATGCGAGAGATATTATTGTAAGTGGTGTGAATTTTAGCCATGTGGGCTTGCATTCAGCTCAAGGGGTGGCAGAATACACCGTGAATCTAAGGGCTGTTAGAGGTGTATTTGATGCGAATGTGGCATCAGCAGCTGGAGCAAATGCTAATGCCGCTCAAGCTGAGACTAATGCTGATGGCATAGGCGCAGGGGTAACAAGCCTTAAAGGTGCGATGATTGTTATGGATATGGCAGATTCTGCTCGCATTCAATTAGATAAAATCCGCTCTGATATGGGTTCAGTGCAAATGGAATTAGTAACAACCATTAATAACATTTCTGTAACTCAAGTCAATGTTAAAGCGGCTGAATCTCAAATTAGAGATGTAGACTTTGCTGAAGAGAGTGCAAGCTTTTCTAAATACAATATTTTGGCACAAAGCGGAAGTTTTGCTATGGCGCAAGCTAATGCGGTGCAACAAAATGTTTTAAGACTCTTACAATAA